Proteins found in one Vallitalea guaymasensis genomic segment:
- a CDS encoding flavodoxin domain-containing protein — MKTIVVFKSKSGFVKKYATWIAEELEADLLEYSKVTIKELESYDTIIYGGGLYTVGINGIKLITKNLNRLKDKRIVVFASGATPPRKDDIEKVKNKNFTKEQQKQLQFFYLRGGFDYKKLNLGDKLLMKILKWKLKMKKTLMPDERGMLASYTVPVDFTKKKNIEEIILYVNS, encoded by the coding sequence ATGAAGACTATAGTAGTATTTAAGTCTAAATCAGGCTTTGTTAAAAAATATGCCACATGGATTGCAGAAGAGTTAGAAGCAGATCTATTGGAATATTCTAAAGTTACTATTAAAGAACTTGAATCTTATGACACCATAATTTATGGCGGTGGATTGTATACAGTCGGTATAAATGGAATAAAACTAATTACCAAAAACTTAAATAGATTAAAAGACAAAAGAATAGTTGTTTTTGCATCAGGTGCAACTCCTCCTAGAAAAGATGATATAGAAAAAGTTAAAAATAAGAATTTCACGAAAGAACAACAGAAACAACTACAATTTTTTTATTTGAGAGGTGGGTTCGATTACAAAAAACTTAACTTAGGGGATAAACTTCTAATGAAAATATTAAAATGGAAGCTGAAAATGAAAAAAACATTAATGCCTGATGAAAGAGGAATGTTAGCTTCATATACTGTTCCTGTAGATTTCACTAAAAAGAAAAACATAGAGGAAATTATCTTATATGTGAACTCATAA
- a CDS encoding GNAT family N-acetyltransferase, with product MSESKWIVKNATLDDAERWFSLTAIVQPDFCNIDLINDDNYRSAMIKNMKRGTAIYVEDYIRTDTPIIGAMTYSQNQNHISWLAVHPDYRKRGVASSLMKHMLGELANAKEIRVKTFLYDDEYGKAARNFYKKQGFVGKDILMEEEGYPHPVQVFVKLLE from the coding sequence ATGAGCGAAAGTAAATGGATAGTGAAAAATGCAACTTTAGATGATGCGGAAAGATGGTTTTCTTTAACAGCTATTGTACAACCAGATTTTTGTAATATTGATTTAATAAATGATGATAACTATCGTTCTGCAATGATAAAGAATATGAAGAGAGGAACAGCTATATATGTGGAGGATTATATAAGAACTGATACACCTATTATTGGTGCTATGACATATTCACAAAATCAAAATCATATTAGTTGGCTTGCAGTACATCCAGATTATAGAAAAAGAGGAGTAGCCTCTTCACTGATGAAACATATGTTAGGTGAATTGGCTAATGCCAAAGAGATACGAGTTAAAACTTTTTTGTACGATGATGAGTATGGAAAGGCGGCACGAAATTTTTATAAAAAACAAGGATTTGTAGGTAAAGATATATTGATGGAAGAGGAAGGATATCCACATCCTGTTCAAGTATTTGTTAAACTACTAGAATAA
- a CDS encoding SMI1/KNR4 family protein gives MPKLRCICGYIFDLTPIPDEGYVVIRNYDYERYIEDEVFRDKSHLISKDSEECGKLIEADKLVVNLSGSLYECPDCGSLIWHRSNSTYSYYDLRVGRRAYKFDKLKAHSEENIGSGVELVRIRDLEKKLNVSLPEDFVAYLQEMNYAEIHGDPIYGIHNDMPSIDIAEQNIGKEHFRYGFLEIFCNDIDGTIFLRPDNGRIYNASFQEPIADSFKKFVEMLLM, from the coding sequence ATGCCAAAGTTAAGATGTATTTGTGGCTATATATTTGATTTGACGCCTATTCCAGATGAAGGCTATGTCGTAATACGCAATTATGATTATGAACGGTATATTGAAGATGAGGTTTTTCGGGACAAGAGTCACTTAATATCTAAGGATTCAGAAGAATGTGGTAAGCTAATAGAAGCTGACAAGTTGGTGGTTAATTTGAGTGGAAGTTTATATGAATGTCCTGATTGTGGTTCATTGATCTGGCATAGAAGTAATAGTACTTATAGTTATTATGATTTAAGAGTAGGACGGAGAGCGTATAAGTTTGATAAGTTGAAGGCACATAGTGAAGAGAATATTGGTTCTGGTGTAGAACTGGTTAGAATCCGTGATTTAGAGAAGAAGTTGAATGTTAGCTTACCTGAGGATTTTGTAGCATATCTACAAGAGATGAATTATGCAGAGATACATGGTGACCCCATTTACGGGATTCATAATGATATGCCCTCTATAGATATAGCCGAGCAGAATATAGGGAAGGAACATTTTCGCTATGGATTTCTAGAAATCTTTTGCAATGATATTGATGGTACCATTTTTCTTAGACCTGATAATGGCAGAATATATAATGCATCGTTCCAAGAACCAATTGCAGATAGCTTTAAGAAGTTTGTAGAGATGCTTCTAATGTGA
- a CDS encoding SdpI family protein — MKSDITWAKSNRFGGISLIISGLFIILESAIIGGLKSTIIMLTIIIVDGIVLMIYSYQISKKYCEK, encoded by the coding sequence ATAAAAAGTGATATAACTTGGGCTAAAAGCAATCGATTTGGAGGAATCTCTCTAATTATATCAGGATTATTTATAATCTTAGAATCCGCAATTATTGGTGGTTTAAAATCTACTATTATAATGCTTACAATCATTATAGTAGATGGTATTGTTTTAATGATATATTCTTACCAAATTTCTAAAAAATATTGTGAAAAATGA
- a CDS encoding flavin reductase family protein, translating into MDFEHSNIKPDYFKENWEGKWKVFSWLEFVCAIPHVMFMVTTFKGNGLPNASFQSWSSFTGEGDNYYVIMSGIMKHTHTYENIKRNKEFCINFLNIKYLDSCWKTIKKHDVDIDEITSSGFTVEKSKAITAPRIKESFLKLECEYEWEKELCPNSFNITICGKVKHISINENFAKVQTNQKYGKDSFMFNLHNPQNPYTGEYFGGGVGTIEYHCKM; encoded by the coding sequence ATGGATTTTGAACATAGTAATATTAAACCAGATTATTTTAAGGAAAATTGGGAAGGTAAGTGGAAAGTATTTTCTTGGTTGGAATTTGTATGTGCAATACCACATGTTATGTTTATGGTTACAACCTTTAAGGGAAATGGACTACCTAATGCTTCATTTCAGAGTTGGTCGAGTTTTACTGGAGAAGGAGATAATTACTATGTTATAATGTCGGGTATAATGAAACATACCCATACTTATGAAAATATCAAACGGAATAAAGAATTCTGTATCAATTTTTTGAATATAAAATATCTTGACAGTTGCTGGAAAACAATAAAGAAGCATGATGTAGATATAGATGAAATCACATCATCGGGATTCACAGTTGAGAAATCAAAAGCAATTACTGCACCAAGAATTAAAGAGAGTTTCTTAAAACTTGAATGTGAATACGAGTGGGAAAAAGAACTTTGTCCTAATAGTTTTAATATCACTATATGTGGTAAAGTGAAACATATTTCTATAAATGAGAATTTTGCAAAAGTACAAACTAACCAAAAGTACGGAAAAGATAGCTTTATGTTTAATCTTCATAACCCTCAAAATCCCTACACAGGTGAATACTTTGGAGGTGGAGTTGGTACTATTGAATATCACTGTAAAATGTAA